AAACCCAAGAGCGGGGCGCTTTTGGTAGGTTTCAATTCGGTGATGAGGTCCGTGTGCATGGGCAGTTAGGGTACCGATCGCAATCCCAGGATGCTGTCGAATTACCGAACGGACTATAGCGATGGAGCTACGGCAGGTCAAGCAAGCGGATGCATGAGCCTGAGGGCTTATGGGCCGCGCCCGGCGGGGTGTTGGGGGCCTGTTTCTTGACAAAAAAAACAGGCGGAGACTATAGTCAATTTCCGATCAGTCGAACTCCGACATCGCCTTCGGGCGACGCGAGGTGAGTGATGAATACCGCACAAATTGAGCCGACTGCCACGCTGGCGGAGTTGCGCGAATCCAAGCCGGACCGTGTCACGATCGTCCTGTTGAGCGGCGATATGGACAAGGCGATGGCGGCGTTCATCATTGCCACCGGTGCCGCGGCGATGGGGATGCAGGTGACGATGTTTTTCACGTTTTGGGGGTTGAACACGATTCGCCGCAAGGGTGCCACGAGTTCGGCCAGTGACTGGCTCCGGCGCATGTTCGGATTGATCAATAAAGGCGGCGCGGAAGGATTACCGTTGTCCCGGTTCCATTTTTGGGGCCTGGGAACGAAGATGATGCAGAAGGTCATGAAGCAAAATCGGATGCCGGGGGTGCCGGAATTGATGGAGACCGCCCTGGATTTGGGCGTCCGCTTCATCGCATGCACGACCACGATGGGACTCATGGGCATTACGAAGGATACCCTGATCGAAGGCATCGATCAGTTCGCCGGGGTGACGACCTACTTGGCGGAAGCCAAGCAGGGAAGCGTGAATCTCTTTATCTAACTGGCGTCTACAAACGGAATGAGTGAAAGGCCACGATGCAGGCTGATGTGAAACTGGATACGCTCGGGTACTTTTGCCCAATGCCGATCATTCTGACTTCCAAGAAGATCAAGGAACTGGCGACCGGGCAGGTGCTGGAAGTCGTCTCCGACGACGAGGGCATCAAGAAGGATATGCCGGCCTGGTGCCAGACCACCGGGCACGAGATGGTGGCGATGGAAGAAGAACAGAGCGCATCCAAGCGCATTTACAAAGCCTTTGTTAAGAAGACGAAGTAGAGGCGAGCACACTCCCGCAGGTCGGGGTGGATGGGGAGAGCAAGCCGGAGGGCAGCGCGAGCGAGCCCCCGGCTTTTTTGTTTCACGGCATTGGAGTGGACCGGGATGTGTTCCCGGGTGGACAGTGGGAGCGAGTAGGGAGCAGGAGTGAATCAAGTCGTCGAGTGCGTGCCCAATTTCAGTGAGGGGCGAAACGAGGAGACGCTGCGGCTGTTAATTGCGGCCGTGCGTTCGGTGGCGGGCGTGGCGCTCTTGGATCAGACCATGGATCCCGACCACAATCGCTCCGTGCTGACCTTCGCGGGGCGCCCCTATGCGGTGGCGGAGGCGGCGTTTCAAGCGGCTCGAGTGGCATCCGAGATGATCGATTTGCGCAGTCATCAGGGCGAGCATCCCCGAGTCGGCGCGGTCGACGTCATCCCCTTCATCCCGATCCGGGGCGTCAGTATGCAGGACTGTGTGCAGTTGTCGCAGATGGTGGCTCAGCGCATCGGCAACGAACTCAAGATTCCTGTGTTTTTGTATGAGCAGGCGGCGTCGCGTCCGGAGCGCACCAACCTCGAGTGGATTCGTAAAGGCGGACTCCGGGCTTTGGCGGATCGGATGGCCGGTGATCCTGCCTGGACGCCGGACTTCGGTCCCAAGCGTCCGCACGAAACGGCCGGAGCAACGGTAGTCGGGGCTCGGCCCCCGTTGATTGCGTTCAACGTCAACCTGCGCTCGCGCGATCTCGCTACGGCCAAGGCCATCGCCAAGACGGTCCGTCAGTCCGGCGGCGGGCTCAAGTGCGTCAAAGCAATCGGCATCAATCTGGAGAGTCGAGGTTTGGTGCAGGTTTCGATGAACCTGACGAACTTTGAGGACACATCCCTGTCTGCCGCATTGGCTGCGGTGCGACGGGAGGCCGAATTGAGGGG
This portion of the Nitrospiraceae bacterium genome encodes:
- a CDS encoding DsrE/DsrF/DrsH-like family protein, producing the protein MNTAQIEPTATLAELRESKPDRVTIVLLSGDMDKAMAAFIIATGAAAMGMQVTMFFTFWGLNTIRRKGATSSASDWLRRMFGLINKGGAEGLPLSRFHFWGLGTKMMQKVMKQNRMPGVPELMETALDLGVRFIACTTTMGLMGITKDTLIEGIDQFAGVTTYLAEAKQGSVNLFI
- a CDS encoding sulfurtransferase TusA family protein, translating into MQADVKLDTLGYFCPMPIILTSKKIKELATGQVLEVVSDDEGIKKDMPAWCQTTGHEMVAMEEEQSASKRIYKAFVKKTK